One Oxobacter pfennigii DNA segment encodes these proteins:
- a CDS encoding S66 peptidase family protein, which produces MIKPKVLKKGDTIGLIAPSSAVREEDHVEKSVQSLAEQGFNVVVGESCNQKYGYLSGKDEIRAADINKMFEHPSIRGIFCIRGGYGSLRILDKIDYEAVKQNPKVFLGYSDATALHIAFNNICNLVTFHGPMPASDMISNFDDFTKKSYLKAIASKTPLGKLDNPEGCQIKTLVPGKARGKITGGNLALVASTLGTPYEIDTKDKILFLEDVGEYIYRIDRMLMQLKLAGKFDDCSGIILGDFKDCTAENENSSLTLNEVFQDIIVPLKKPSIYNFMSGHCSPKVTLPFGVESHLDAKKGILKITKCALR; this is translated from the coding sequence ATGATTAAGCCAAAAGTCCTTAAAAAAGGAGATACAATAGGACTCATCGCCCCGTCCAGTGCCGTCAGAGAAGAAGATCATGTGGAAAAATCAGTACAATCACTGGCAGAACAAGGTTTTAATGTGGTGGTAGGTGAGAGCTGCAATCAAAAATATGGATACCTGTCGGGAAAAGATGAAATAAGAGCAGCAGATATTAATAAAATGTTTGAACACCCTTCAATCAGAGGAATTTTCTGTATACGAGGGGGTTATGGCAGCTTAAGAATACTTGATAAAATAGATTATGAAGCAGTTAAACAAAATCCCAAAGTATTTTTAGGCTATAGTGATGCAACTGCCCTCCACATAGCATTTAATAATATATGCAATTTGGTTACATTTCACGGCCCCATGCCGGCCTCCGATATGATTTCGAATTTTGATGATTTTACTAAAAAAAGCTATTTAAAAGCCATTGCTTCAAAAACTCCTTTAGGAAAGCTTGACAACCCTGAGGGCTGCCAAATAAAAACTCTGGTTCCCGGAAAAGCCAGAGGGAAAATAACCGGCGGAAACCTGGCACTTGTAGCTTCTACTTTGGGAACGCCTTATGAAATAGATACAAAGGATAAAATATTATTCTTGGAAGATGTAGGGGAGTATATTTACAGAATTGACAGGATGCTTATGCAGTTAAAGCTGGCAGGAAAATTTGATGATTGTTCAGGCATTATACTTGGTGACTTTAAAGACTGCACCGCCGAAAATGAAAATTCCAGTCTGACTTTAAATGAGGTATTCCAAGACATAATAGTTCCTCTTAAAAAACCTTCCATATACAATTTTATGTCAGGGCACTGCAGCCCGAAGGTTACCTTACCCTTTGGCGTCGAGAGCCATCTTGATGCTAAAAAAGGTATTTTAAAAATTACCAAATGCGCATTGAGATAA